The Streptomyces sp. TLI_105 DNA segment GTGCCCTCGGCCGCGGGGGCCGTGGAGGCCGAGACGGTGCTCTTCGTCACGGTCGTCCTGGCGGTGACGGTCTTGGTGGCGGTGCGCTTGGCCGGGCTCTTCGCTGCGACGCTCTTGCGGGCGCGCTTCGGCGACTCCGCTGCACTGACCATCAGCGTCACACCCTCTTCCTCGAGGATCTGATTGAGGCTGCGCAGAACATTCTTCCACTGGGTTGGCGGAATCTGGTCGGCTTCGAAGGCCCGACGCACGTCATCGCCGGCGATCTGCCCATCAGCCTTTCCCCGCTCGATGAGCGCCATCACAGACTCGGACTCGGCGATCTCCGGCGGGAGCGTACGGGATGTGCTGGCCGACACGAACAACCTCTCGGAACGATGGAAACGGCTTCCGGCCCCGCCCTGGATCGGGCTGGAGCCGACGACCGTCGACGGGGAATGTGTCGACGGCGCGGGCTGGGCCGGGGAACTGCACAGCGCCTCCGTCGGCTGCTGTATTCCTTCCTCGGCTGTCACCTCTTAGGTCATCGCACGGCTCGGAGGAGTGTTACGCCCAATCTTCGTGGCCCGAGTCACACCTCATTTGCGACGAAACGGCCAAAGCGGGAGATCGTCGTACATTCGCGCCTCCGGAACCCGGGCGCCGCCCGGGGAGACCCTGCCGGGTCCCGGGTGGCGCCCGGAACCCGGCGGCACGCGGTGCACACCTCCGCCCTCCCGGCCACGGCCCGCGGGTCAGTGTTCGCGAGGGGCGGGGACGACGCGCTCCACCTCGGGGTGGACGGTGAGCAGCTGCCGCATGGCGCTCTCGGCTCCGTGGGCGTCCCCGGCGGCGAGCGCGTCCACGATCCGGGCATGGTGGGCCAGGCAGGCCTCGCTCGGCCGGTCGCAGCCGGTGACGGGACCGCCGGAGACCTGGAGGGCGGCGGCGACGATGCCGGCGAGGTGCTCCAGCATGCGGTTCCCGGCCAGCTGGATCAGGAGGGAGTGGAACTCCGTGTCGGCCCGCGAGAAGGTGATGCCGTCACCCTGGGCGAACGCGTGCCCCATGATCTCGACCATGTCGGCGAGGCGCTGCTGCACGTCCTCGCGGCCGTGTCCGGCGGCCAGGCGGGCGGCCAGGGGCTCGATCGTCCACCGCAGCTCGTTCAGCTCGCGGCGCTGGTCGTCGCGCTGCGGGCCGAAGGCGCGCCATTCGATGATGTCGGGGTCGAGGAGGTTCCAGTCGCTGACGGGCCTGACCCGCGTACCGACGTTCGGGCGGGCACTGACGAGCCCCTTCGCCTCCAGTACGCGCAGCGACTCGCGCACGACGGTGCGCGAGACCTCGAACCGCTGGCCGATCTCCTCGGGGACGAGCGGACGGTCGGCCCCGAGGTCGCCGGAGACGATCATCTGGCCGAGCTGCTGGACGAGCTGCCCGTGCAGTCCGCGGCCCCGATTACCGGCGGGCCGACGGCCGACGCGACCCAGCTCGGTGTCCACCCCCTCCCAGGAGGGCGGGCTCACACGGCCGGCGGCGGGCGCCTCCGGGTAGGGGTAGCGGTCGAGATCGCCCGGGGCGCCGAGGCCGGAGTCGACGGGGCGGGCGGCGGTCATCATGGTGTGCGCAAGGGTACTCACGCATCCTTTGTCGGCGTTGCCTCCGTGACCCTTGAGGTCTTTGGTGAAAAGCACACGAAAGGGTGATCGGCACTCGCTACACAATTGACGATCAATGGGACATTTACGGCATATTTCAAGGTAGTTGATGGGGAACCGAAGTCTTTCGGCCAACAAGTGATCACCAACGGGCCTTACGGCGAAGGCCGGTGAACACATAGGCGCAGAGCAACCCTGTCAACGTCAACGAGAGCGCCACCCCCGCGGGCTGACCGACCACCCGCAGCACCCCCGCGAGCCACCGGTCCAGGGCCGGCGACCACTGCGGGCCGGCGAACTCGCGCAGCCGCGCCGGGAGTCCGGCCGCCGATCGCACCGCCGGCCCCGTCAGCACCTTCTGCAACAGCGGAACGAAGGCGACGGGCACCGCGAGCACCGCCGCCACTCCGGCCGCGGCGGCCCGGAACACCCCGGCGCCGAGCACCCCCGCCCACGCGCAGCCGACGACCAGGCCCAGCCAATTCGAGCAGAGAGCCGGCCAGTTCCGTGGTACGGGAACCGATTCGGAGCCGTAGACGAACCGCAGCACCTCCAGGTCGATCCCCACGACGAGCGCCCCCAGCACCAGGGCGACGACCGCGGCCACGGCGAGCTTCGCGAGCAGCAGGCCCGGTCTGCGGGGGACGGCTCCGCGCCCGGTGGTGAGTGCGGGATAGCGGTACTCCTCTCCGAAGGAGAAGGCCCCGAGCAGCCCGGCGCCGAGGGCCGCGGGTGGTAGCGGGGAGATCGGGGGCCAGCCGGCGAGCACGGCGGGCAGCTCGGCTCGTCCGCCGCGGCCGAGGAGCAGGGCGAGCGTCATGGAGACGAGCAGGACGGCGGCCACGACGAGCGGGGTGGAGGGCACGCCCAGGAGGCGGTGGAGCTCGTACCTCAGGGGGCGCAGGGGTGAGCGCGCGGGTCGCCGCGCGGCGCCTCGCCGCCCGCCCCGGGTCTCCCGGCCCGTGACCCCGGGCGGCTGCCCGGCACCCGCCGACGCGGCGGCACGGCTTTCGGGGTCCCCCGCCTCCTCCCCTTCCCGCGCGCTCCGCACCTGTCCGGCGACGCCGCCGCCGCGACCGGACCCGGCGCCGCCGTCGCCGCCTCTCTCGTCGGCGAGCCGGTGGATCGGTACGCCGTGCCGGAAGGCGGTGTCACCGACGGCCGCGCAGTCGCTCCCGTAGACGGAGAGGCGATTGCCGTCCTCGGCGACCACCTCGACGGGACGGCGGGCGGCTCTGGCCTCCTGGGTGACGACCGCGGCCAAGCGCGCGGCGTGCGGGGTCCGGACGACGACCCGGGGGCGCAGGCGGGTGCGAGCGAACTCGACGGCGTCCTGGTCCGCGACGAGCCGGCCGCCGTCGAGGGTGACGACGCGGTCGGCGTTGCCGGCCGCGTCCTTGGGGTCCTCCGTGGTGTACAGCACGGTTCCCCCCTCGGCGGCGTGCGCGCGCAGCAGCTCGTGGAGCCACGCGCTCTCGGGTACGGAGAGACCCGCGGTCGGCTGGTCGAGCAGCAGGGTGTGAGGGGTTCCCAACAGGGCTGCGGCAAGCCCGAGTCGACGGTCCGCACCGATCGGGAGGGTGCCGATCCGCCGACGCTCCAGACCGGTGAGGCCCACGGTCCGCACCAGTTCATCGGCCCGCGCGGCGGAAACTCCCGTGGCGGCGCAGAGCATCCGCAGCTGCCCCCGGAGGGTGCGGGACGGGTGTCCGGGGACGTCGCCGAGGAGTACGCCGACCTCACGAGGCGGGTGGGCGATGCGGTGCAGCGGCCGGCCGCGGAAGTAGGTCACCCCACGGCCCGGCTCGAGTTCGAGCATGAGCCGGAGGGCGGTGGTCTTGCCGGACCCCCGGGGGCCGAGGAGGGCGGTCACGGCGCCCGGCCGGGCCTCGAAGGTCAGATCGTCCACGGCGGGCGGGCGATCGCGGCGGGGAGTGCTGGTCAGTCCGATTGCCTGGAGCATCGCTTCTCTCGCGGTAGGTGACACCGCTCCGCGGCAGGGCGGCGCTACCGCAACAAAATAACGCTACATTTCGGACTTTCCGTGCAGGTTTGGCGCCCAGGGGTGCCGGATGCGCACGGCTCTCAGACCTCGGGACGCAGCATCGGCGGGTTGAGAAGAGTGGCCCCACCTGCCCGGAAGAGCTGCGCGGGGCGCCCTCCCTGACGCGTCGTGGTGCCTCCGGCCGGGACCAGGAAGCCGGGCGTGCCGGTCACCTTGCGGTGGAAGTTGCGCGGGTCGAGGGACACGCCCCAGACCGCCTCGTAGACGCGGCGCAGTTCTCCGACCGTGAACTCGGGCGGACAGAAGGCCGTGGCCAGGGAGGAGTACTCGATCTTGGAGCGGGCGCGCTCCACCCCGTCCGCGAGGATCCGGGCGTGATCGAAGGCGAGCGCCCCCGGTCCCCCGTCGTCGGCGGCCTCGTCCTCACCGAGAAGCTCCTCGACCGGGGCCCAACGGGCACTGTTCGCGTCGCCGCCCGCGCGCGGAGCGGGAAGGTCCGGTGCCAGCGCCAGGTGCGCGACGCTCACCACCCGCATGCGGGGGTCGCGGTCGGGCGCCCCGTACGTCGCCAGCTGCTCCAGGTGCGCGCCGTTGCTCGGCACGGGCGGCGGGGCGGCCGGGTCGTGGGCGCAGAGGCCGGTCTCCTCGACCAGCTCGCGCGCCGCCGCGGCTCCGAGGTCCTCCTCGGCCCGCACGAAACCACCGGGCAGTGCCCAACGCCCCTGATACGGCGCCTCTCCTCGCCGTACGACCAGGGTGCAGAGTGCGTGGCGCCGCACGGTGAGCACAACCAGGTCGACGGTCACGGCGAAGGGAGGAAAGGCCGACGGGTCGTAGGGAGGCATGCCGCGATCATAGTCGTCTTCCTGACGATAAACACGCCTCGCCAAAGCATCGGCCTCGGCTTCCCCACCGCGCCGCGAGGCTTCCCGCGTCTCTGAGCCCGGCATCCCGTCACACCCCCAGCTGAAGGCCCTCGGCGGCCTCCTCGACCATACCGAGCCCCAGCCTGCCGACCCGTACGGCGAAGGCTTCGCCGGCGACCACGAGCCCCGACAGTCTGATCGCGCCGAGCGGGGCCGAGGCCAGTGGGTGCACCGAGACGGACCGGCCGGGCGCGTCGGGTCTGATGCCGGCGAGGGCGAGGAGCGCCTGAACCGCTCCGGCGGCCGCGACGGCCGCCGGCCGGCACGCCGCCGGGTGGGGCACCGGGCGCCCGCCCGTCGTCCGCTGCTCCCCCGCGTACATCTCCGGGAGCCGATGGGTGAAGGCCTCCGCCGCGTCGAGCAGCCCCCGCAGGAGGGAGGCGGCCTCCTTCTCGTGACCGGCGGCGGCGAGACCGGCCACGGCGACCGCCGTCTCGTGCACCCGGACCGCTCCGGCCCGGTGGCCGAAGGGGTTGTGGCCCGGCTCCTTGGTCCCGAGACTCCGCAGTCCCCAGCCAGAGTCGAGCGCCGGGGTACCGAGCAGCCTGGCCACCTGTTCCGTCTCCGCCCTGTCCAGCAGGCCCGGCGCGTACCGGCCGCCGCCCAGCAGCCCGGTGTCGAGCAGGTGCGCGGCCCATCCGCCCAGCTGGGGCCAGGTCCGGCCGCCCTGCGCCCGGGCGACGGCGGGGCGGCCGCCCGCCGGGTCGTCGAGCCAGAACTCGCGCCGGAACCGCTCGCGCAGGGTCCGTGCCCCGTCGCGCAGGGCGTCTCCGCCGGGTCGCCCACAGTCGTCGAGGAGATCGGCGCCGAGCAGGGCGGCGCGGTGGGCGTGTGCCTGGGTCTCGGCCCGCCAGGGCCCGGCGGGCCCCGGGTCCGGCACGAACCCGTTCCGGCCGGCCGTACGCCGGAGCCAGTGGAGGCAGCGCTCCGCCACGGGAAGCAGCTCCTCCAGGTCCGCGGACGGAAGCCCCCAACGGCGCGCCTCGGCGAGCACGGTCGGAAAGGCGAGGGTGGCTTCGATGCCCGTGCAGCGGGGCGGGAGGTGCGGGCCCGCGTCCCTGAGGGGCCCCTGAAGGCGACCGGACTCCACTCCGTCGCCGGGGAGTTGGGTGCGCCCGAGGGCGCGCAGGGTGGTGGCGGCGAGCCGGGTGCCGAGCGGCAGGGCCATGCGGGCCCCCCAGAGCGCCTCGGAGGTGACCGGTCCGCAGCGCCACGGGACGCCGGCCGCGAGGTACACGTCCGCGGGGTGGGCCGGGTCGCGCTGGAGCAGGGCGCGCAGGTCGTCGACGGAGGCTCGGAGCAATTCCCCCGGCCTCGGATCGTCGCCCTCGGCTCGGGCCTCGGCCAGGAGGTGGCCGCCGGGCCGTCCGGAGCCCGCCCCCGTGGAGGCGGTGGGGCGGGCGGCCGACTCCCCTCGCACCCGGAGGCGGAGCGTGAACGCCGCTCCGGGCGCCAGTTCGGCTTCCCAGCGCAGTACTCCCGCCGCCGCCAGGGAGTCCATGGGCGGCGGGTCCGCCGTGACGGCGACGGAT contains these protein-coding regions:
- a CDS encoding NUDIX domain-containing protein, producing MPPYDPSAFPPFAVTVDLVVLTVRRHALCTLVVRRGEAPYQGRWALPGGFVRAEEDLGAAAARELVEETGLCAHDPAAPPPVPSNGAHLEQLATYGAPDRDPRMRVVSVAHLALAPDLPAPRAGGDANSARWAPVEELLGEDEAADDGGPGALAFDHARILADGVERARSKIEYSSLATAFCPPEFTVGELRRVYEAVWGVSLDPRNFHRKVTGTPGFLVPAGGTTTRQGGRPAQLFRAGGATLLNPPMLRPEV
- a CDS encoding ABC transporter ATP-binding protein — protein: MLQAIGLTSTPRRDRPPAVDDLTFEARPGAVTALLGPRGSGKTTALRLMLELEPGRGVTYFRGRPLHRIAHPPREVGVLLGDVPGHPSRTLRGQLRMLCAATGVSAARADELVRTVGLTGLERRRIGTLPIGADRRLGLAAALLGTPHTLLLDQPTAGLSVPESAWLHELLRAHAAEGGTVLYTTEDPKDAAGNADRVVTLDGGRLVADQDAVEFARTRLRPRVVVRTPHAARLAAVVTQEARAARRPVEVVAEDGNRLSVYGSDCAAVGDTAFRHGVPIHRLADERGGDGGAGSGRGGGVAGQVRSAREGEEAGDPESRAAASAGAGQPPGVTGRETRGGRRGAARRPARSPLRPLRYELHRLLGVPSTPLVVAAVLLVSMTLALLLGRGGRAELPAVLAGWPPISPLPPAALGAGLLGAFSFGEEYRYPALTTGRGAVPRRPGLLLAKLAVAAVVALVLGALVVGIDLEVLRFVYGSESVPVPRNWPALCSNWLGLVVGCAWAGVLGAGVFRAAAAGVAAVLAVPVAFVPLLQKVLTGPAVRSAAGLPARLREFAGPQWSPALDRWLAGVLRVVGQPAGVALSLTLTGLLCAYVFTGLRRKARW
- a CDS encoding FadR/GntR family transcriptional regulator, with amino-acid sequence MSTLAHTMMTAARPVDSGLGAPGDLDRYPYPEAPAAGRVSPPSWEGVDTELGRVGRRPAGNRGRGLHGQLVQQLGQMIVSGDLGADRPLVPEEIGQRFEVSRTVVRESLRVLEAKGLVSARPNVGTRVRPVSDWNLLDPDIIEWRAFGPQRDDQRRELNELRWTIEPLAARLAAGHGREDVQQRLADMVEIMGHAFAQGDGITFSRADTEFHSLLIQLAGNRMLEHLAGIVAAALQVSGGPVTGCDRPSEACLAHHARIVDALAAGDAHGAESAMRQLLTVHPEVERVVPAPREH
- a CDS encoding glycogen debranching N-terminal domain-containing protein, producing the protein MAPSPVPAPGRPAGPPTSQSSGHASGHTSGAGIAFPRAPRPVELPSVHDALLCVALPALTVCAEHGQLTGEGPEGVYEAGRRLLSRCVLRVAGREPVALQGRMAASDRAVFLGALRVPGDTGPDPALTVERVRSADGTERITLRSAATRPLRLPVEVALGTDLADMGTVASGRTTPELAASVHGTGLRWTGDGRSVAVTADPPPMDSLAAAGVLRWEAELAPGAAFTLRLRVRGESAARPTASTGAGSGRPGGHLLAEARAEGDDPRPGELLRASVDDLRALLQRDPAHPADVYLAAGVPWRCGPVTSEALWGARMALPLGTRLAATTLRALGRTQLPGDGVESGRLQGPLRDAGPHLPPRCTGIEATLAFPTVLAEARRWGLPSADLEELLPVAERCLHWLRRTAGRNGFVPDPGPAGPWRAETQAHAHRAALLGADLLDDCGRPGGDALRDGARTLRERFRREFWLDDPAGGRPAVARAQGGRTWPQLGGWAAHLLDTGLLGGGRYAPGLLDRAETEQVARLLGTPALDSGWGLRSLGTKEPGHNPFGHRAGAVRVHETAVAVAGLAAAGHEKEAASLLRGLLDAAEAFTHRLPEMYAGEQRTTGGRPVPHPAACRPAAVAAAGAVQALLALAGIRPDAPGRSVSVHPLASAPLGAIRLSGLVVAGEAFAVRVGRLGLGMVEEAAEGLQLGV